Genomic segment of Caproiciproducens sp. NJN-50:
ACCTGCGGCAGAAGCTCCTTCTTTTTACGGAGTGTTTCCACAATGCGGTCAACAATGGCGCTTTCGTCAAAGTTTGCGTTTGTGATCGTCGTGAACAGGTTCGCTGTAACCAAATGGTTCACGTCCTGTGCGACGGATTTCCCCTCCGCGCGCAGCTGCGTGGTGACGGCGGACAATGCCTTCGACACATAGACCAGCAGATCCTGCATTGCGGCGACTTCCGGTTTCTTTCCGCAGACGCCCGTTTGCGTGCAGCCGGTACAGCCAGCCGTCTCCTGACATTGATAGCAGAACATTTTGTTTTCCATATTGGATTCCTCCTCGATCTTCATTCATATGCCATTGACCGTGTTCATCATAGCAAACGCCATAAAAAAAATCCGTAACATCGGTTACGGATTTTAGAAGTTCCATCAAATATTCTGCAGCTTCTCCAAATTGGTAATATAAATTTTTTTCTTTTCAATTTTTAAAAGCCCGTCTTCCTGCATCCGCATCAGTTCCCTGGATAAAGAGGGCCGGGCCGTATTTAAGAAGTCGGCCAGTTCCTCGCGGTTCATGGAGAGCGTGACTCTGCCGGCGGCCGAACAGTTTTGAAGAAAGATTTTCGCAATCTTCTGGCGAAGCGAGGCGCAGGACAAAATTTGGACCTTTTGATTGAGCTGATACGCCTTCTGCGCCAGGATGGCCATCATGTTGGAAATCATCTTCGAGTGGCAGCCGCAGTTTTCTCCGCAGGTGTGGGAAAGAAATTCCCTCGGGATCTGTAAAACCTTTGCGGGAGTGACCGCCTGCGCATAGTGATCATATCCCTTTTTCTCCAGAAAAAGAAACACCTCGCCAAACAGTTCCCCCGACCGGCTGAAATTTGCCATGATGCTGCGCTTTCCGGAAACGGAATCATGGCATACAGCCACGGTCCCTTCCAGCAGCACGAACAGTTTCTTAGGAATGTCTTTTTGGGAAAAGATGATTTCGTCTTTTTCGTAGGTCACGATTTCCGATTTGCTGCATGACAGGCATTTTTCGACGTCGCTTTCAGACATTCCTGTAAACAGCGGGCTTTTTCTCAATTCATAAAGCATTTTCTCACTGCATCCTTTTTCTAAACCTGAATCTGATTTATGATATTCCGGCGATGAGTTCCCTCTGCCGCAGAGAGCTCCGCTTTGTTTTACTCCCGGATAAGAATATTCCGGCCATGGGTCCGCATATGTTTTGACAGCAATGCCGTTTTTAACAAAATGTGATGCTCAACATCGCGGCCCATCAACGCAAGCGCTGATTATCTGGGTTGCCGATGTCCAATGGGGGAAACATGAAGGGAATTATTCTGGCCGGCGGGAGCGGTACCAGGCTTTACCCGCTGACGATGGTCACATCAAAACAGCTTTTGCCTATCTATGATAAACCTATGATT
This window contains:
- a CDS encoding Crp/Fnr family transcriptional regulator is translated as MLYELRKSPLFTGMSESDVEKCLSCSKSEIVTYEKDEIIFSQKDIPKKLFVLLEGTVAVCHDSVSGKRSIMANFSRSGELFGEVFLFLEKKGYDHYAQAVTPAKVLQIPREFLSHTCGENCGCHSKMISNMMAILAQKAYQLNQKVQILSCASLRQKIAKIFLQNCSAAGRVTLSMNREELADFLNTARPSLSRELMRMQEDGLLKIEKKKIYITNLEKLQNI